The following proteins are encoded in a genomic region of Montipora foliosa isolate CH-2021 chromosome 10, ASM3666993v2, whole genome shotgun sequence:
- the LOC137972730 gene encoding uncharacterized protein, whose translation MLALQSDVRQTSETNSERLADTHARKIDDLISKETQRSTVVDQEKWVVNISKRGLTPVETAALKKGLNFSIAPRKVPVSKILSSIETGIYNLSQSAKDTIRVSVANSLKTCKLPAAVNVTREEERALNNRRKDEEVTIVSADKGRSVVVMGKDEYQEKVSVLLNDTNTYLKIRQKIKSIIKRRKISNKLLLNIKEEKDDSGSQIGPQLCKKLHCSNSTPASFYGLPKIHKPARPLRPITSSIGSPTYAISKHLVPLRRNHFSVKNSSEFAQKIQQHTVASGEFMVSFDVKSLFTSIPVDLALTIVNERLQKDKDLAERTNMSICNIMRVLELVLNHNYFKHNNIHYKQIFGCAMGSPISPVMETAIATAPQPPKWWFRYLDDSHTCLRKHQVDGSHQHLNSINPHIQFTLELEDTKGQGLPFLDTITTKMGTQLEVNVYRKPTHTYPGCQRFFSLRATE comes from the coding sequence ATGCTCGCTCTCCAAAGTGATGTGAGGCAAACATCTGAGACTAATTCAGAACGGTTAGCAGACACGCACGCGAGAAAAATCGACGATCTGATAAGCAAAGAAACGCAGCGATCAACCGTGGTTGACCAGGAGAAATGGGTTGTTAACATATCCAAACGGGGTTTGACTCCTGTTGAGACTGCGGCCCTCAAAAAGGGACTAAATTTTTCTATCGCTCCAAGGAAAGTTCCTGTCTCAAAAATACTATCCTCCATAGAAACGGGCATTTACAATTTGAGTCAATCAGCCAAAGACACGATACGTGTCTCAGTCGCTAACTCCTTGAAAACTTGCAAATTGCCCGCAGCGGTTAACGTAACGAGAGAAGAGGAAAGGGCATTGAATAACCGGAGAAAAGATGAGGAGGTAACAATCGTTTCTGCCGATAAAGGGAGATCCGTCGTAGTAATGGGTAAGGATGAATACCAAGAAAAAGTATCTGTTTTGTTGAACGATACAAACACTTATTTGAAAATCAGACAAAAGATCAAATCCATCATCAAACGTCGAAAAATAAGTAACAAACTTTTGCTTAACATCAAAGAGGAAAAGGATGACAGCGGATCACAAATTGGACCGCAACTGTGCAAAAAACTACACTGCAGCAATTCAACGCCAGCGTCGTTTTATGGTCTCCCGAAAATTCATAAACCTGCAAGACCACTCAGACCCATCACAAGCAGCATAGGTAGCCCCACGTACGCTATATCCAAACATCTTGTTCCTCTTCGGAGAAATCACTTCTCTGTCAAAAACAGCTCAGAATTTGCTCAAAAGATCCAGCAACATACTGTCGCCAGTGGCGAATTCATGGTCTCTTTTGACGTTAAATCGCTATTCACTTCCATTCCCGTGGATCTAGCTCTAACCATCGTCAATGAGAGGCTCCAAAAGGATAAGGATCTAGCGGAACGCACAAATATGTCCATCTGCAACATCATGAGGGTGTTAGAACTTGTTCTCAATCACAACTACTTCAAACACAACAACATCCATTACAAACAAATCTTTGGGTGTGCGATGGGTTCCCCAATCAGTCCCGTAATGGAAACTGCCATCGCTACAGCTCCACAACCCCCTAAGTGGTGGTTCCGTTATTTGGACGACAGTCACACGTGTCTCAGAAAGCACCAAGTGGATGGGTCTCACCAACATCTCAATTCAATTAACCCCCACATTCAGTTCACTCTAGAACTTGAGGACACCAAGGGACAGGGACTACCTTTTCTGGACACCATCACCACAAAGATGGGTACGCAGCTTGAGGTGAATGTCTACAGAAAGCCAACCCACACATACCCTggctgccagaggtttttctctctcagagcgacggaatag
- the LOC137972731 gene encoding 52 kDa repressor of the inhibitor of the protein kinase-like, which translates to MSQITDYFSKKVETRARDEDGERENADRLSGLEEVVSNDSPAAKRPRSSVESQSSPEIEALPDELLVAVFRHFSLKEIVGTLSKVSKRWWNISQTDGLWHTLPLDKWNVCHFTEAQFLNIVSHSRAFSHFSMSYVDVKVSQSRLNAILQNSLRVAHKLTILDLSGQPIRNLNCLPNQKSEAVGLEVLILNDCLYIDENSFSESIIKRMGNINILSMNRTKHCSNEAVKLAVSLPSLFSLCVKGIPLSPVDVRVIVDKCKNLQLMEISHSSDERDDECRLLASEYITTDADSSILLKNSTEHVNDLGLYYTKAQSLSDDRKLELLKNSWTPPRAYNFPKTQFYGKNRAFSFEWLTQFPWLVYSAAQDGAFCRFCVLFGHLTGKNSDRLDKLYKSPIKNWVSASTKFKEHQLNSEFHKAAAGCAEDFLRVQEGKMLSISEQLSDIHRNTVELNRQKLRSIIKTVVLCGKQNMALRGHRDDSSHLDESSGNPGNFQALLNFRVEAGDKVLANHFANGPRNATYRSKTIQNEIIEVLGTYIQDKIVAEINEAGAFSLLADEASDSSNKEQLPLVLRFVDKERNVREEFVGFYECEDGITGQAIATLIIKAVQELGLSMDFCKGQCYDGAGNMSGPCNGAAAIVRRQYPKAIYTHCMAHRLNLSVVSACKMQNVRNMFDTVGEVTRSFEYSPKKEALLVQKVKDVCPESRRHKLLDVCKTRWIQRIDGLEVFLELYEAIVATLETIKANADRSWNADSTKKAVSHYHAIANFDFVVTLTVCQAVLAFTKGLTVKMQGTSTDILGVFSDIKDVVKTLSSLRQKVEESHAKWFQKACQIAEKLDITVQKPRTCQVQRNRANNPAETVEDHYRRNLTIPLVDHLINELETRFGSGDQETAVQCLFAVSSMLLASKKKWRTSFDRFSTFHEDSLPSPLSLDAEMTLWQRKWERRDSSTVPATVAATLKEIDSGMYPNITECFKIFSTLPVTTCECERNVSALRRLKTYLRSTMSQTRLTGIALLHIHYNMDINFDEIIRRFARLHPRRMQLANILSD; encoded by the exons ATGTCACAAATTACTGACTACTTTAGTAAAAAAG tagaAACTCGTGCTAGGGATGAAGATGGAGAAAGAGAAAATGCAGATCGATTGTCTGGACTAGAAG AGGTGGTGAGTAATGACAGTCCCGCTGCCAAGCGACCAAGGTCTTCCGTGGAAAGTCAATCGTCACCGGAGATTGAAG CCCTACCGGATGAACTTCTTGTAgcagtttttaggcattttagCCTGAAGGAAATTGTTGGAACCTTAAGCAAGGTTTCAAAGAGATGGTGGAACATTTCACAGACAGATGGTCTCTGGCACACTCTACCTCTTGATAAATGGAACGTTTGTCATTTCACCGAAGCTCAGTTTCTGAACATTGTTTCACACTCCAGGgctttttcacatttttctaTGTCTTATGTCGATGTCAAAGTATCCCAGTCCAGGCTAAATGCGATACTACAAAACAGTCTACGAGTGGCTCACAAGCTGACAATACTAGATTTAAGTGGACAACCAATACGTAACTTAAATTGCTTACCAAACCAAAAGTCTGAAGCTGTTGGTCTTGAAGTGTTAATTCTTAATGACTGTTTATATATTGATGAAAATAGTTTCAGCGAGTCCATAATCAAACGAATGGgtaacattaacattttatCTATGAACCGAACAAAGCACTGTTCCAATGAAGCTGTTAAATTGGCAGTTTCTTTGCCTTCGTTGTTTTCCTTATGTGTAAAAGGAATACCGCTGTCACCAGTTGATGTTAGAGTTATTGTTGATAAGTGCAAAAATCTTCAACTTATGGAAATTTCTCACAGCAGCGATGAAAGAGACGACGAATGCCGTCTTCTGGCGTCAGAAT ACATTACAACGGATGCTGATAGCAGCATACTGTTGAAGAATTCTACTGAACACGTCAACGATTTGGGATTGTACTATACCAAAGCACAATCACTATCTGATGACCGAAAGCTAGAACTCCTGAAAAATTCTTGGACACCACCTAGAGCTTACAATTTCCCTAAAACCCAGTTCTATGGAAAGAACAGAGCATTTTCTTTTGAATGGCTTACTCAGTTTCCGTGGCTCGTCTACTCTGCGGCTCAGGATGGAGCGTTTTGCCGCTTTTGTGTTTTATTTGGACACCTAACAGGAAAAAACAGTGACCGCCTTGACAAACTGTACAAGAGTCCTATAAAGAACTGGGTATCCGCAAGCACGAAGTTTAAGGAACACCAGCTTAATTCCGAATTTCACAAGGCAGCGGCTGGTTGCGCTGAAGATTTCCTTCGTGTACAGGAAGGAAAAATGCTGTCTATCTCAGAGCAGCTCAGTGATATTCATCGTAACACTGTCGAACTTAACAGACAGAAGTTACGATCTATCATTAAAACTGTTGTGCTTTGTGGTAAACAGAACATGGCATTACGAGGCCACCGCGATGACTCGTCACACCTAGACGAATCTTCAGGCAACCCAGGGAACTTTCAAGCCCTGCTTAATTTCAGAGTGGAAGCTGGAGATAAAGTCCTAGCAAATCATTTTGCCAACGGCCCAAGAAATGCAACATACCGCTCCAAGACGATCCAGAATGAGATCATAGAAGTGTTAGGCACTTACATTCAAGACAAGATCGTCGCAGAGATTAATGAAGCAGGTGCATTTTCCCTTCTGGCGGATGAGGCAAGTGACAGCAGCAACAAGGAACAATTACCACTCGTTCTAAGGTTTGTcgacaaagaaagaaatgtcagaGAAGAATTCGTTGGATTCTATGAGTGCGAAGATGGTATCACTGGTCAAGCTATAGCCACTCTTATAATAAAGGCCGTTCAAGAACTTGGCTTGTCTATGGATTTCTGCAAGGGACAGTGTTATGATGGTGCAGGCAACATGTCAGGACCCTGTAATGGTGCAGCAGCAATTGTCAGAAGGCAATATCCAAAGGCTATATACACTCATTGTATGGCTCACCGCCTAAACCTCTCTGTTGTGAGTGCGTGCAAGATGCAGAATGTTCGAAATATGTTTGATACCGTTGGAGAGGTAACCAGATCCTTTGAGTACTCTCCGAAGAAAGAAGCTCTCCTTGTCCAGAAAGTGAAAGACGTCTGTCCCGAATCCCGCCGTCACAAGCTCCTCGATGTTTGTAAGACCCGCTGGATTCAGCGTATAGATGGTTTGGAGGTCTTCCTGGAGCTTTATGAAGCCATCGTTGCAACGCTAGAAACCATCAAAGCAAATGCAGACAGAAGTTGGAATGCAGATTCAACGAAGAAAGCAGTTAGCCATTACCACGCTATCGCAAATTTTGACTTCGTTGTTACCTTAACAGTCTGCCAAGCAGTTCTAGCGTTCACTAAGGGGCTAACAGTTAAGATGCAAGGCACATCCACTGACATACTGGGCGTTTTTAGCGACATTAAAGATGTCGTTAAAACGTTATCTTCTCTGCGCCAAAAGGTAGAAGAGAGTCATGCAAAATGGTTTCAAAAAGCATGCCAAATTGCCGAGAAGCTGGACATCACAGTGCAAAAACCAAGAACCTGTCAGGTACAACGCAACCGTGCAAACAACCCTGCTGAAACAGTAGAAGACCACTATAGGAGAAATCTTACGATTCCCTTGGTTGACCATCTGATCAACGAGTTGGAAACTCGATTTGGCAGTGGTGACCAAGAAACAGCAGTTCAGTGCCTATTTGCTGTTTCCTCAATGCTGCTGGCATCAAAAAAAAAGTGGAGGACGTCCTTTGACCGGTTTTCTACGTTTCATGAAGATTCGTTGCCGTCCCCTTTAAGCCTAGATGCCGAGATGACTTTATGGCAAAGAAAGTGGGAACGAAGAGATTCTAGTACCGTCCCAGCAACTGTGGCAGCAACTTTAAAGGAGATCGATTCAGGAATGTATCCTAATATTACAGAGTGCTTCAAAATTTTTTCCACCCTGCCAGTCACCACATGCGAGTGCGAAAGGAATGTGTCGGCTTTGAGGCGACTAAAAACATATTTACGAAGCACGATGTCACAGACAAGATTGACAGGAATTGCCTTGCTGCACATTCATTACAACATGGACAttaactttgatgaaataattcGTAGGTTTGCAAGGCTCCATCCAAGAAGAATGCAACTTGCAAATATATTGTCCGATTGA
- the LOC137973951 gene encoding uncharacterized protein, whose product MSTKSDDLRSKRDPSSLEISSRTSYDLRKRARVSLIVSHPYESTSEVSPSEEKTIEDFEVPATGSQSSLEFAPQSQEELKKIYRERPWRCRRKSESWDSEESEEEEFTEEQWKQSEAHKLLLNDFVTIAKQLSTS is encoded by the exons ATGTCAACGAAATCCGATGACCTTCGTTCCAAAAGAGATCCTAGCTCGTTGGAAATCAGTTCCAGGACAAGTTATGATTTGAGAAAGAGAGCCAGAGTCTCGTTGATAGTCAGCCATCCATATGAATCAACGTCTGAG gTTTCACCAAGTGAAGAAAAGACCATAGAGGATTTTGAAGTCCCTGCAACTGGGTCACAGTCTTCTTTAGAATTTGCTCCTCAGTCACAG GAAGAACTGAAGAAAATTTATCGGGAAAGGCCGTGGAGATGCAGGAGAAAATCTGAAAGTTGG GATTCAGAGGAAAGTGAGGAAGAGGAATTCACTGAGGAACAGTGGAAGCAATCAGAAGCACATAAGTTGTTGCTGAACGACTTTGTAACTATTGCAAAGCAGTTGAGCACAAGCTAA
- the LOC137972732 gene encoding uncharacterized protein yields MRVEYEARVEWQIVSSKTRVAPLAKQTIPRLELLSNLTATRSLNSVSQALDGVKIDDVFNWTDSMISLWWITNTDKEYKQFVENRVAEIRRNSHPEQWRYCPTADNPADIASRGIKSTELKESSLWLHGPDFLSKTSQQWPVQPTVVQAREDLSELKSFKPAVSSLVTTCVEGKEGEASLDNVINLENFSSLTKLLRVTVLVVLFIEKLKRTRSREGTEEDFTKLYRQAEMLWIRHVQQEISKSDKYPQMKSSLGLYRDEEGILRCRGRIGMSSLPYDTRFPILLPRSQYFTKLVIFKCHDQVMNNGVAETLVQVRSRYWIVKGRQTVKSIINKCVLCKKLEGRPYGTPPTSQLPGFRLSDEFAFTSIGVDFAGPVYVKDIYHKSDDMNKAYIVLYTCASSRAVHLDVVPRLTTEAFVRSFKRFIARRGVPNLVVSDNGSTFKSEELKKLLADHRIEWKFNVALAPWWGGFFERLVRSTKRCLKKTLGTARVSYEELLSVVVEIEGILNSRPLTYVDDELRSPLTPSQLVIGRRLLSKEEKTRSEAPQTRSELSRRAKYLTTVLWQFWRRWQKEYLTELRVHHNYQLKNRQPTVNVGDVVCIHKDRTPRLFWNMGVVKALITGRDGFHRAAVVRTRSGDRVIDVTRPLEKLFPVETGLGTVHFL; encoded by the coding sequence ATGAGAGTAGAGTATGAGGCGAGGGTGGAATGGCAGATAGTATCTTCGAAGACAAGAGTTGCACCATTAGCTAAACAAACTATCCCTCGTCTGGAGTTGCTGTCCAACTTAACTGCGACCAGATCGTTGAACAGCGTGAGTCAAGCATTAGACGGCGTAAAAATTGACGATGTTTTTAACTGGACAGATTCCATGATTTCGCTGTGGTGGATCACAAACACTGATAAGGAGTACAAGCAGTTTGTCGAGAACCGAGTGGCCGAAATTCGAAGGAATTCACACCCTGAGCAGTGGAGGTACTGTCCCACAGCAGACAATCCAGCTGATATAGCGTCCAGAGGAATCAAGTCTACTGAGTTGAAAGAAAGCAGCCTGTGGTTACATGGACCCGACTTCCTGTCTAAGACTAGTCAGCAGTGGCCAGTTCAACCGACAGTTGTACAAGCCAGAGAGGATTTAAGCGAACTGAAATCCTTTAAACCAGCTGTTTCCAGCTTAGTCACCACGTGCGTTGAAGGGAAGGAAGGAGAAGCGAGTCTAGATAACGTAATCAATCTTGAGAACTTTAGTTCTTTAACCAAGCTTCTAAGAGTGACTGTGTTGGTTGTGttgtttattgagaaattgAAGAGGACGAGGTCCCGAGAAGGAACGGAAGAAGATTTTACGAAATTATACAGACAAGCAGAGATGTTGTGGATTAGGCACGTTCAGCAAGAGATCTCAAAAAGCGACAAGTATCCACAGATGAAGTCATCATTAGGACTTTATCGAGACGAAGAAGGGATACTACGATGTCGAGGAAGAATTGGCATGTCTTCCCTACCGTACGATACACGATTTCCGATACTGTTGCCGAGAAGTCAATATTTCACTAAGTTGGTGATTTTCAAGTGCCATGATCAAGTGATGAACAATGGAGTGGCAGAGACCTTGGTTCAAGTTAGGTCACGGTATTGGATTGTGAAGGGCAGACAAACGGTGAAGAGTATAATCAACAAGTGTGTACtgtgcaagaaacttgaaggtcGTCCATATGGAACGCCACCTACCTCTCAACTTCCAGGGTTCAGATTGTCCGACGAATTTGCATTTACAAGTATAGGAGTTGACTTTGCGGGCCCTGTTTATGTCAAGGACATTTATCACAAGAGTGATGATATGAACAAGGCATACATCGTGTTATACACATGTGCCTCCAGTCGTGCAGTTCATCTCGACGTCGTCCCGAGGTTGACAACCGAAGCTTTCGTGAGAAGTTTTAAAAGGTTCATTGCCAGACGAGGTGTTCCAAATCTTGTAGTGTCAGATAATGGATCCACTTTCAAGAGTGAAGAGCTGAAGAAGTTGCTAGCAGACCACCGCATAGAATGGAAATTTAATGTCGCGTTAGCTCCTTGGTGGGGAGGATTTTTTGAACGTCTCGTTAGATCAACTAAACGCTGTCTCAAGAAAACCTTAGGAACCGCGAGAGTCAGCTATGAAGAATTGCTCTCTGTTGTTGTGGAAATAGAGGGAATACTGAATTCACGACCTCTCACGTACGTGGATGATGAATTACGAAGTCCGTTGACGCCGTCACAATTGGTTATTGGTCGTCGCCTGTTGagtaaagaagagaaaactcgcTCGGAAGCGCCTCAGACCAGAAGTGAATTGTCAAGACGTGCGAAGTATCTGACAACTGTTCTATGGCAGTTTTGGAGACGTTGGCAGAAGGAGTATTTGACAGAGTTACGTGTCCATCATAATTACCAACTGAAAAACAGGCAACCAACTGTCAATGTAGGAGACGTTGTTTGCATTCACAAGGACAGGACGCCGAgactattttggaatatgggaGTGGTCAAAGCCCTCATTACAGGACGAGATGGATTTCACCGAGCAGCAGTGGTGAGAACTCGAAGTGGAGATCGAGTAATCGACGTGACAAGACCCTTAGAGAAGTTGTTTCCTGTAGAAACTGGattagggaccgttcattttttatga
- the LOC137972733 gene encoding uncharacterized protein, which translates to MRDAHRTVVYKTVGNVEKILTEHVGDLTSFREKLTALKALLTTKKLDETILELTKPKELEKEIEDSGEFCEHVYSILAKIDLSLEKGKHGEHTQAHATNQENSSTKNTESAKVKLPKLELKSFSGNYQEWQGFWDTFQSAVDGNTGISAIEKFTYLKSCVTSNAESAIAGLPLTADNYKVAIDILKDRFGKPQWLISNYIDALLKLPSVNSVHETKRLRELFDKIEINIRGLNALGVESRSYGNLLVPVVMEKIPSDLRLVVSRKFGSEESWNLDALLSALKTELEARERCTAMKTSGANANTPRFEQYRARSKQPHSASALYTGSEEFTQQCVFCKKNHKPINCMTITEPKARRTILRRNGKCFVCLKGGHISTNCPSKAKCFNCEGRHHVTICERIRNIPTSRNVVSDEATPHGSGSSQDRSREAGTSAMHVRNNANSVLLQVAQAFVCRPNNQQLGLNAHVIFDSCSQRSYITSKACEQLNLPTIGKETLLIKTFGDNSASVKECDVVQLCVRTLDEMNVYITSYVVPVICSPVSNQRSRTTLECYPYLQGLQLACDTSDSVSVDVLIGADYYWSFFTGNIIKGDPYGPVALETNLGWVLSGPTMCLTLTRSCTVNLSSTHVLKIESTEISDMKDDLQKFWDLGTLGIKEHETSVYDKFSNDITFTGKRYQVKLPFKDNHPMLPDNYTVALRRLTTIIKKLKNQPEILKQYDGLIREQLHSGVVEMVPQDQIPPPGDVHYLPHRTVVRLDRDTTKVRVVYDSSSKVFGPSLNDCLHIGPSLNPLLFDILLKFRVHEVALTADIEKAFLNIEIDPEHRDFVRFLWVEDPNKESPEVMVLRFARVVFGVNSSPFILNATIRHHLNTCLPVDSALARELLKSLYVDDYVSGNGDVDSAFKLAKKIKLCLKSGGFNMRKWSSNSESLLKSLEQDEAFSDDFEKSNGPRVEEEDESFSKLVFKQSTGKEQKVLGMLWNPTQGELIYDLNKTLGDVDAQPATRRLILSTATRFFDPLGLIAPVILPFKMMFQKLWKA; encoded by the coding sequence ATGAGAGATGCACACAGAACCGTTGTGTACAAAACAGTGGGGAATGTGGAGAAAATTTTGACAGAACACGTGGGAGATTTAACGTCGTTCAGGGAAAAGTTAACGGCTCTGAAAGCTTTGTTGACGACCAAAAAGCTGGATGAAACAATATTAGAGCTCACCAAACCAAAGGAACTGGAGAAAGAAATAGAAGATTCTGGTGAGTTTTGTGAGCACGTTTACAGTATTTTAGCGAAAATCGATTTGAGTTTGGAGAAAGGGAAACATGGCGAACACACACAGGCCCATGCGACAAATCAGGAAAATAGTAGTACCAAAAATACCGAAAGCGCAAAAGTGAAACTACCTAAACTCGAACTCAAATCATTTTCGGGAAATTATCAAGAATGGCAGGGCTTCTGGGACACATTTCAATCTGCTGTCGATGGAAATACTGGCATCTCGGCCATTGAAAAATTCACCTATCTGAAGAGTTGTGTAACAAGCAATGCTGAATCCGCAATTGCTGGACTGCCTCTGACCGCAGACAATTATAAAGTAGCCATTGACATTCTTAAGGACCGATTTGGTAAACCGCAGTGGCTGATATCAAATTATATCGATGCCTTATTGAAACTTCCATCTGtcaattcagtgcatgaaacaaAGAGATTACGTGAATTGTTTGACAAGATTGAAATCAACATTCGAGGTTTGAATGCGTTAGGAGTTGAATCACGGTCCTATGGGAATTTATTGGTCCCAGTCGTGATGGAAAAAATCCCCTCAGATTTACGATTGGTTGTAAGCCGTAAGTTTGGCAGTGAGGAATCATGGAATCTTGATGCCTTGTTGAGTGCACTGAAAACTGAGTTGGAAGCCAGGGAAAGATGTACTGCAATGAAAACAAGTGGTGCAAATGCCAATACACCCAGGTTTGAACAGTACAGAGCAAGAAGCAAACAACCCCATTCTGCCTCTGCCCTTTATACAGGCAGTGAGGAATTTACTCAACAATGTGTTTTTTGCAAGAAGAATCACAAACCAATTAACTGCATGACCATCACTGAACCGAAAGCTAGGAGAACAATACTGAGACGAAATGGCAAGTGTTTTGTGTGCCTGAAGGGTGGCCATATCTCCACAAATTGTCCGTCAAAGGCAAAATGCTTTAACTGTGAAGGTAGACACCATGTAACCATTTGTGAAAGAATAAGGAACATTCCAACATCCAGGAATGTAGTTAGTGACGAGGCAACACCACATGGATCTGGATCATCTCAAGATAGGAGCAGAGAAGCTGGAACTTCAGCAATGCACGTTAGAAACAATGCCAACTCTGTGTTGTTACAGGTAGCCCAAGCCTTTGTTTGCAGACCTAATAACCAACAACTTGGATTGAATGCCCATGTGATATTTGATTCCTGTAGCCAGAGATCATACATAACCAGTAAGGCATGTGAACAATTGAACCTACCAACCATTGGTAAGGAGACACTTTTGATCAAAACATTTGGAGATAACTCAGCCTCTGTGAAGGAATGTGATGTTGTGCAATTGTGTGTCAGAACATTGGATGAAATGAATGTGTATATCACCTCATATGTTGTACCAGTAATTTGCAGCCCAGTGTCCAATCAACGGTCTCGAACCACGTTGGAATGCTACCCCTACTTGCAGGGTCTACAACTTGCATGTGATACAAGTGATTCTGTCAGTGTTGATGTGCTGATAGGAGCAGATTATTACTGGTCGTTCTTTACTGGGAACATCATTAAAGGAGATCCCTATGGACCAGTAGCCCTTGAAACCAATTTAGGTTGGGTTTTATCAGGACCAACTATGTGCTTAACATTGACAAGGTCATGCACTGTGAATCTGAGTTCCACGCATGTGTTAAAGATAGAGTCCACAGAGATAAGTGATATGAAGGATGAtctgcagaaattttgggacTTGGGAACTTTGGGCATTAAGGAACATGAAACTTCAGTctatgacaagttttcaaatgacatcaCATTTACTGGAAAGAGATACCAGGTCAAGTTACCATTCAAGGATAATCACCCCATGTTACCAGACAATTATACAGTGGCATTGCGTAGACTGACAACAATAATCAAGAAGCTCAAGAACCAACCAGAAATTCTGAAGCAGTATGATGGTCTGATTAGAGAGCAACTGCACAGTGGTGTGGTTGAAATGGTACCACAAGATCAAATACCACCGCCTGGAGATGTCCACTATCTTCCACACAGGACAgtagtgagacttgacagagaTACAACTAAGGTGAGAGTTGTTTACGATTCCTCATCTAAGGTGTTTGGGCCTAGTTTAAATGACTGTCTGCACATTGGACCTTCTCTTAATCCCTTGCTATTTGACATTTTGCTGAAGTTCAGAGTCCATGAAGTTGCCCTAACTGCAGACATTGAGAAGGCGTTTTTGAACATTGAGATTGATCCTGAACACAGGGACTTTGTGAGATTTTTATGGGTTGAAGATCCGAATAAGGAAAGTCCAGAAGTCATGGTACTACGTTTTGCACGTGTGGTATTTGGTGTAAACTCAAGTCCTTTCATTCTAAATGCCACAATCAGACACCATTTGAACACATGTTTGCCAGTGGACAGTGCACTTGCAAGAGAGCTGTTGAAGTCTTTATATGTTGATGACTATGTGTCTGGAAATGGTGACGTGGATAGTGCGTTCAAATTGGCTAAGAAGATAAAGCTCTGTCTTAAGTCAGGAGGCTTCAATATGAGAAAGTGGAGTAGCAATTCAGAAAGTCTGCTGAAATCACTGGAACAAGATGAAGCTTTCAGTGATGACTTTGAAAAGAGCAATGGACCTagagtagaagaagaagacgaaagcTTCTCTAAATTAGTTTTCAAGCAAAGTACAGGAAAGGAGCAAAAGGTTTTGGGAATGCTTTGGAACCCAACCCAAGGTGAACTGATTTATGATCTGAACAAGACATTGGGAGATGTAGATGCCCAACCAGCAACAAGAAGATTGATTCTCAGTACAGCTACAAGGTTTTTTGACCCCTTGGGGTTGATAGCTCCGGTCATTCTTCCATTTAAGATGATGTTTCAGAAACTTTGGAAGGCTTGa